From Impatiens glandulifera chromosome 7, dImpGla2.1, whole genome shotgun sequence:
TAAGGGGGTCAATTTTTAATGGGTTGCAGATCTTgctctctttctttcttctttcttctttctataaaagataaatttctTGCTTTTTCTTGGATTCACCAGTTGAAAAGACTCAGTCCCATCTCATCTCATCCCCAAAAAAacatgaaatatataatatgttttttttctttaaataattgatcctttattattattataaaaaataaatatatatggaatatgttgtgaaatcatcatcatcagtaCAAGGTGGGGGTGTCTTAGcttaggaggaggaggaggagggagGGGTGGGGGTTGGAACATTAATAGTTGTTGTTGGTTCGAAAGACGGTTACTCCAagagttgttgttgttgttgttggttgATGGTTGTGGTTCGAAAGACGGCTACTCCAAGAGTTGGCATGAGAAGAGAAAGAGCAGCAGTCCCAGCAAGCTTGAGGGGGAGGCCAGTTTTGAGCATGTCCGTAAGATGTATGTGGCCGGTGGTGAAGCCAACGATGTTTGAGGGCGTTCCGGTGGGAAGAAGGTAAGAAAACTGAGCACCAATGGCTCCCGGGACCATCAGCAACAGAGGATGCACTTTCATGGTCTCCGCTATTTGGATCAGAACCGGCACAACAAGGGTCGTCGTCGAGTTGTTTGAGGTGAACTCTGTTATTACACCGCTTATCATGCAAACGATCGGCGCTATCCCCCAATACGGAACCCTTTCTAGGAAACCCAGGGACTTGGACAGCTCGTTCGCCAGACCACTCTCCCTAAAACCATCAGCAATCGCGAATCCTGCACCGAGCAGCAACACGATGTTCCAAGGCAGCTTCTTGCATTTCTTCCAGTCCATTTTtctcaccaccaccaccaccaccaccgaggaggaggaggaagagtgCTTCTTGTTTGGGATGATGAACAAAATTGTAGCCATcataacctatatatatatatatattatacaatccAATGAGATTTCAAtacaatccaatccaatccaatcataataaatgaatgaattaattacaCTGGCAGTTCCGTCGCCTGCCCGTCCATTAAAGAGAGCACCCCACCCTGGAACGTCATCTGTAATGCTCCTCGTCATCCATAACACAATCAAAATCGAAAATGTGGCCAAAATGGTCTTCTCGGCGAAAGTAATTGGCCCTAACATTTGAAGTTCAGTCTTTAAGTGGGATTTGTCGAGATAGGCGGAAAGGGAGGAGGATGAAGATGAGAAGAAGAACAGTAGAAGAGACAGAGGATGGCCCACAAGGCCAGAAATACGATTAGTGCCAAAGGGAAGCCGAAGAAGAACCATGTGCTGAAGCTGATAGAGTCTTCCTCCGGAAAGTAACTCTTCCACATTCCCACCAATATAAGGTTGACACCTGTCCCGGTCAGGGTGCTCATTCCTCCTACCGCCGCAGAATATATGACTCCGAGTACCACCGCCTTGCAGAACTTCCGAGCCACCGCGTCCCCCTCCCTCACCCCCGCCGGGATACGCTGCAGGATCCCCGTCGCTACTGGCATCATCATCACCGCCGCTGCCACGTTGTGCATCCACATGCTCACAAACGCCGTTGTCCCACATATTCCCAGCAGAAGCAATCGCGGATTCAGGGGTTCCCCGCAAAATAATAGGGTTACCTGCAATATCCATCCATCAtgcatataattattataattcattcatatattcaATTACATACATACATTTAAGGCCAATCTTCGGTGTATGTTGTAATGTTCGACGGCAAGGGCGAGAATAAAGCTCCCGAGAACGAGGGAAATGACATCATCCATAGGAATGAGCAACTTGGTCGGCGGTGGCTATCCCGAACAAGGGAAAGAGGAAGAGCGGAGCCATGGAGGTTATAG
This genomic window contains:
- the LOC124909933 gene encoding LOW QUALITY PROTEIN: tonoplast dicarboxylate transporter-like (The sequence of the model RefSeq protein was modified relative to this genomic sequence to represent the inferred CDS: inserted 2 bases in 1 codon; deleted 2 bases in 1 codon) gives rise to the protein MICFDEDTFGLFFLLPTVGIHEFPPSPPEIRSEMLNVFSYVNLPVNNHGNSFLKVEFALLNDIISKSLLAKDSSYTYCSKVFEMMVAITKVLPSIGRKSSSGTWLECSMPRRRSSVLMVLLVHFFAVFSMILVMGIILPLKTLNIQKVVDYVLRVQRLKSKKRNRGCERASPPPPPGGAVAVEVVHEHEDSSSSSRSLNKVVNNNNNSNIVSLNTLFILLGPLLCGLICLFVPVGHGSSSRNMLGVLAWIFTWWLTEAVPMPITSMAPLFLFPLFGIATADQVAHSXMDDVISLVLGSFILALAVEHYNIHRRLALNVTLLFCGEPLNPRLLLLGICGTTAFVSMWMHNVAAAVMMMPVATGILQRIPAGVREGDAVARKFCKAVVLGVIYSAAVGGMSTLTGTGVNLILVGMWKSYFPEEDSISFSTWFFFGFPLALIVFLALWAILCLFYCSSSSSSSSLSAYLDKSHLKTELQMLGPITFAEKTILATFSILIVLWMTRSITDDVPGWGALFNGRAGDGTASVMMATILFIIPNKKHSSSSSSVVVVVVVRKMDWKKCKKLPWNIVLLLGAGFAIADGFRESGLANELSKSLGFLERVPYWGIAPIVCMISGVITEFTSNNSTTTLVVPVLIQIAETMKVHPLLLMVPGAIGAQFSYLLPTGTPSNIVGFTTGHIHLTDMLKTGLPLKLAGTAALSLLMPTLGVAVFRTTTINQQQQQQLLE